The Pseudarthrobacter sp. NS4 genome includes a window with the following:
- a CDS encoding GlsB/YeaQ/YmgE family stress response membrane protein — protein MGFIAFLILGLIAGAIAKAILPGRQGGGWLITLVLGVVGALLGGWIGGMIFGTGLQEFFSLQTWLLAIGGALIVLLVYGMITKRSVRG, from the coding sequence ATGGGATTTATTGCATTTCTGATTCTCGGACTTATTGCTGGTGCGATCGCTAAGGCGATCCTTCCGGGCAGGCAGGGTGGCGGCTGGCTCATCACCCTCGTCCTCGGCGTCGTTGGGGCCCTCCTCGGCGGCTGGATCGGTGGAATGATCTTCGGCACCGGACTGCAGGAGTTCTTCTCCCTGCAGACGTGGCTGCTGGCCATCGGCGGCGCACTCATCGTGCTGCTGGTGTACGGCATGATCACCAAGCGCAGCGTGCGCGGCTAA
- a CDS encoding aldo/keto reductase: MTLAPLIKLNDGYSIPQVGLGTWPLDDDQAATAVVQAVEAGYRHIDTAEKYGNERGVGNGIRATGVDRGELFITTKLDGQFQGADRALEGLEGCLKRLGLDYVDLLLIHWPLPARDEYISTWKTFERLQAEGKVRSIGVSNFKPAHLERLMAQTGVVPAVNQIQLTPAVTRTAEREFHEKHGIVTESYSPLGGSGAGLLTAPILTQLAEKHGKTPGQLVLRWHIQHGLVTIPKTANPDRMRENLDIFDFALDPQDLAELSILDEGPDAGHDSDVTGH, from the coding sequence ATGACACTTGCACCGCTCATCAAACTCAATGACGGATACTCCATCCCGCAGGTGGGTCTTGGCACCTGGCCGCTGGACGACGACCAGGCGGCCACCGCCGTCGTGCAGGCTGTGGAAGCCGGCTACCGGCACATCGATACCGCCGAGAAATACGGCAACGAACGAGGTGTGGGCAACGGCATCCGGGCCACCGGCGTGGACCGTGGAGAGCTCTTCATCACCACCAAGCTGGACGGCCAGTTCCAGGGCGCCGACCGGGCCCTGGAAGGCCTTGAGGGTTGCCTGAAGCGGCTGGGGCTGGATTACGTGGACCTGCTGCTGATCCACTGGCCGCTGCCTGCGCGCGACGAATACATCTCCACATGGAAAACGTTTGAACGGCTCCAGGCTGAGGGCAAGGTCCGCTCCATCGGGGTCTCAAACTTCAAGCCCGCCCACCTGGAACGGCTGATGGCCCAGACCGGGGTGGTCCCGGCAGTCAACCAGATCCAGCTCACGCCGGCCGTCACCCGGACGGCCGAACGGGAGTTCCATGAAAAGCACGGGATTGTCACCGAGTCATACAGTCCGCTGGGCGGATCGGGGGCCGGACTGCTGACCGCTCCCATCCTTACCCAACTGGCCGAAAAACATGGAAAAACACCCGGCCAACTGGTCCTGCGGTGGCACATTCAGCACGGACTTGTAACGATTCCGAAAACTGCCAATCCGGACCGGATGAGGGAGAACCTGGACATCTTCGACTTCGCCCTGGATCCGCAGGATCTCGCGGAATTATCCATCCTTGACGAAGGCCCGGATGCAGGCCATGATTCCGACGTAACAGGGCATTAA
- a CDS encoding IS481 family transposase codes for MSHPNALLTPRGRLQLAQCVVDQCWSLRRAAERFQVSVPTAARWAQRYRERGPAGMEDRSSRPHSSPRRTATRTERRIIAIRVNRRWGPARIGYLLGIHPSTVHRVLSRYRLAKLTWLDRGTGRVIRRYEHDRPGDLIHVDIKKLGRIPDGGGHRALGRATGRRNKARTPSNRRPGYHYLHNAVDDHSRLAYTEILTDETKETAAAFWQRANAWFQAQGITVQRVLTDNGNCYRSRAFAQALGPDIKHKRTRPYRPQTNGKVERFNRTMLEEWAYIRPYRSETERVAAFPNWLHAYNNHRAHTALKGQTPASRVTNLSGQYT; via the coding sequence ATGTCCCACCCTAACGCTCTTCTGACCCCTCGTGGACGGCTGCAGCTCGCGCAATGTGTCGTTGACCAGTGTTGGAGTCTTCGCCGGGCCGCGGAGCGGTTTCAGGTCTCAGTGCCCACTGCTGCGCGTTGGGCCCAGCGCTACCGAGAGCGCGGTCCAGCTGGGATGGAGGACCGCTCCAGCCGCCCGCACTCTTCTCCCCGGCGCACGGCAACCCGTACGGAGCGGCGGATCATCGCCATCCGCGTGAACCGGCGCTGGGGGCCGGCCAGGATCGGCTATCTGCTGGGAATCCACCCCTCCACCGTGCACCGCGTCCTGTCCCGCTACCGGCTGGCGAAACTGACCTGGCTGGACCGTGGCACCGGACGAGTGATCCGCCGCTACGAACACGACAGGCCCGGGGACCTGATCCATGTCGACATCAAGAAACTCGGCCGGATCCCGGACGGCGGCGGACACCGTGCCCTCGGCAGGGCCACCGGGCGCCGGAACAAGGCACGGACTCCATCCAACCGCCGACCCGGCTACCACTACCTCCACAACGCCGTCGATGACCATTCACGCCTCGCCTACACCGAGATCCTCACCGACGAGACAAAGGAAACCGCAGCAGCCTTCTGGCAGCGCGCCAACGCCTGGTTCCAAGCCCAAGGAATCACGGTCCAGCGGGTCCTGACCGACAACGGGAACTGCTACCGGTCCCGAGCCTTCGCTCAAGCCCTGGGCCCGGACATCAAGCATAAACGCACCCGCCCCTACCGCCCACAAACCAACGGCAAAGTCGAACGCTTCAACCGCACCATGCTCGAGGAATGGGCCTACATCCGCCCCTACCGCTCAGAGACCGAGCGTGTCGCCGCTTTCCCCAACTGGCTCCACGCCTACAATAACCACCGAGCCCACACAGCACTCAAAGGTCAGACACCGGCCAGCCGCGTCACCAACCTCTCAGGTCAATACACCTAG